TCAATTACCATGCTTTTGTCGAGTTCCAGTATAGCAGGATTCGACTTAGTTAGATATTTGTATATTATTTCATTAGCTTTTCTACCGTATTTGTCTATGTTTTTTGATATGTACTCTTTTTTTACCATACTATAGGCAACATTTACTAGATCTCTAACCATGGATTCAACATTTCTGCCTATATATCCTATTTCTGTAAATTTTGTTGCTTCTACTTTCACAAAAGGAGCGTTTATTATACTTGCTATTCGTCTTGCTATTTCTGTTTTACCTACACCTGTGGGGCCTATCATTAAGATGTTTTTAGGTATTATATCTTCTTTTATACCCTCTGGTAGCATTTTTCTTCTATTTCTGTTTCTCAATGCTATAGCAACAGCTTTTTTAGCTTCGTTTTGGCCTATTATATATTTACTTAATTCTTCAACTATTTCTCTGGGTGTTAGACCCATTTTATCCATGTATTATTCCTCCTCGATATCGTCTTGAAAGTTAAATACTTCTCCTATTACATTTTTATCTTCTTCGAATGAAAACTTAACGGTATATCTATAGATTTCTTGGTCTATTTTTCTCAATGAGAAACCTTCTATTATAATTCCAGGAATGCTATCTATTATTTCCATAACTATATCTCTGTTTTTTGAGCAATTTCCTTCGAGGAACCAGTATGGGTATTCGTAAGATATAAAATCAGGGTTAAACAAGGATACAAGAAGATCACGAACTGCTATCAGCCTTGAATTGTCCATTTACCATATCTCCTTAAGAAATTATAAAAACAGTAGTAATATAAATTCAAAAACATAACGTGTATTTATTTAGTATTTATGTTTCATATTTTCTGTTGGAATAGTATAGTGTGGATATTTTATAATTACATCCAGGAGGTATAATATGTACAAGTTGGTTCTTGTTAGACACGGAGAAAGTGTTTGGAACAAAGAAAACAGATTTACTGGTTGGACTGATGTTGATCTTTCAGAAAAGGGTGTTGAAGAAGCAAAAAAGGCAGGACGAGTTCTTAGGGATAATGGATATATGTTTGATGTGGCTTTTACATCAGTTTTGAAGAGAGCTATAAATACATTGCATATTATTCTTGCGGAGATGGACTTGTTGTGGATACCTGAATATAAACACTGGAGACTTAACGAAAGGCATTATGGAGCACTTCAAGGTCTTAATAAGTCAGAAATGGCAGAGAAGTATGGTGAAGATCAAGTAAAAATATGGAGAAGAAGTTATGATGTTCCTCCACCACCCCTTGAAAAAACAGATCCAAGGTATCCAGGAAACGATCCCAGATATAAAGATCTAAAGCCAGAAGAGTTACCTCTCCATGAAAGTTTGAAAGATACAGTGGCAAGAGTGATACCGTATTGGAATGAAGTCTTAGCACCAACTATAAAGCAGGGGAAGAGAGTTATAATCGCAGCCCATGGAAATAGTTTGAGAGCATTAGTAAAGTATCTTGATAACATATCTGATAGTGATATAGTTGAGTTAAATATACCTACTGGTATACCGCTTGTTTACGAGCTTGATCAAAATCTCAAACCTATCAATAAGTATTATCTAGGAGATCCAGAAGAGATACAAAAAGCAATAGAATCTGTAGCGGCTCAAGGGAAAGCCAAGAGATAACTATGTTCTATTACGATATAAATCTGTATAATGCTAGTAAAAATCTTTTTCAGAATACTCTTTTTGAAGATACTAATAACAACGATATAATATCCAACATAATACCCAATAGAAAAGATCAAGCTTATATACAAGCAAATGATAGAGGAGTTTTTGTAGGTGAAATATTCTCAATTGTTTTGGAGAAAGATTTTGGTATAAAGAGTTGTTCTCTTAAGGATGGTGAAGAATTTACAAAGGGTACGAAGATATTCTCCCTAGAGGGGAGTGCTAAGATGCTCCTCTCTATTGAGAGGACTCTGCTTAACATACTTACAATACTTATATCAATATCAACCACTACAAGAGAGTTTGTAAATGCTACTGAAGGTAAATTTGGTATTCTAGATACCAGGAAAACAATACCTGGACTTAGGTTTTTTCAGAAATATGCTGTTAGAGTAGGTGGTGGAGTTAATCATAGGTTTGGTTTGTACGATATGATAATGATAAAAGACAATCACATAGTAGTCTTTGAGGGAGATATACAAAAGTTAGTAAGGATGGCTAAAGAGTATTCACCTATGCATAAGGTTGAAGTTGAATGTGAAAATATGGAGCAAGTTAAGAAAGCTGTTGAGGCTGGTGCCGATGTTATAATGCTTGATAATATGTCTGTAAATGATATAAAAGCTTCTGCGGAGTACATAAAGTCTATCAATCCAAACATAATAGTTGAAGCATCTGGAAATATTGACATTGATAAAATCAGAGATCTCGTTAAAGTTAATGCGCCTATTGACTTCGTATCCTCAAGTAAGTTGACTATGAGTTTCAAAGTTGTTGATTTATCGTTTGTTATAGAATAAGTTGTTAAAGTTTGAATCTAAAGATTACTTCGTTAAATTCTATGCTGTAAATTTGATTTTTGTGTTCGTACTTTAAGTATTTGTCTTCTAGTATTTTTTTCATTATTTTGTAAGTATAAATTACATCCTCTTCACAATGTTTTATTACAGTTTCAATTTTACCTTCTCTAAAGAAGTTTGGTATATCTTTGCTATGAGTAGTTTTGCCTTGGGGATTTATGTTGTTTCTGATAAGATTGTTTAGAGAAACTTTTGTGTCACCTATATGTTTTTTCAAAAGATCGTTGAGAATATCAAAAGTTTTCACAGAGTCGCAAATTTCGAATCTACTATCGTATCTAGATAAGACTTTATAATCGAAGTTTCTAGAGTTGTATCCTATAACTATATCTGATGAGAAGAGTAATTCTATCAAAAGTTTTATGTTATTTTCGTTGAATATCAGTATTTTGTCTTCTTTTATGTCATACACAACTGCTATTGAGACTAACATATCTTTTGCGTTATCCCATCCTCCAACTTCGTAAGAATATTTTTGTGTCTCTATGTCAAAGACTATAGGTTTTTTAAACTTTTCGAGAGGATATTCTAGAAGGTTATAGTAACCATACTTTTCGTTATTCTCGAGATAAGGCATTTCTTTTTTAAGATGTGTTATTGAGTACTTTATAAGTTTTGGGGTTATTGTTTCTTTTTCTTCGTTAGCTGGGGATTTCAGTGATTCCATTATAAAGTTAAGGATTTTAGTACCAATGTGCTTTGAGAGTATTGTATTTGCGTTACCACACTTAGGTGATTGGATGCAGGCAGGACATCCACTATCTTCCTTACAATAACAGCTTTTTATAGCCGATAGTGCTCTTTCAACTATTTTTTCAAATTTTTCAAATGCAACTTCGGAATATCCTACTCCTCCTGATATTCCTTCGTATATGAATATAGTTGGAGAGCTACCTCCGCTAACATATGATAATCCACCTATTTCGCTTCTACTACATATTATCTCTGAAGGATACATACCTATTATTGCGTGTTCTGCTGCATGTAGACCAGACCTTAGAATGTTTTCTTCGTTTAATTTAAATTTCTCTAATGAAATATTTCTTTCGAGTATTTCATAATCTTTGTTGTAGTTGATAATTTTTCTAAGTTCTCCTCCATCAAATGTGATGACTATTCCTTCAGTTTCATACTCAAGTATATATGGGTTTGGGTATTCTATGTATTCTATTACCTTTCTCTCTATGGTTGCTTCTTCTTTTTGTTGTTTCCTTAAATATTCAATTACTAAGTATCCTGTGAATATTTCTTTTACTTTTAATTTGCAATAATTCAGTGATAAATTTTTTAACCTTTTAGATCTTATTACTCCTAGTATTTCAATGTCTTTATCATTAAGTACTTCTGTTATTTTTTCTTCCTGTGTTGGATATACTGTGACAATATCATTATTGAAATCTACTTTTTGTACAGCGAAATTTTCTCCCATGTGCATGTAAACTCCACCAGGATGACATTCCCAAAATAGGTTGTTTATGCTTATTTCACCAATCTTTTTGTTATCTTTTGAATTATAGATAACGAATGATTTTCCGATTCCTCTTATATTTATCATCTTTCTTAATTCGTTTTTGGAAATTGTTGTGAAGAAATATCGATCTCCAGTATTTGTACTATTTGATATTATTGCACTATGGCTATGATTTCTTATGAATTTTTCTATTGAATATATTGCTTCTGGTCCCCAGTACTTTTCGATTATGTCTGCTGTTATGTAGTTTCTATCAGTTTCTTTTAATTCGTTGTATAACATTATGAGGGTAGAAATGTAGTATCCTATTATTCTATCGTTTAGGACATTTGTTGTTAAGTTTTCTACTTCGTCTGAGAATAATTCTTTTGGATTTGAATAGAAGTAATTATCAAGTATGTTTTCAGTTGGGAAAAATATTACAGTACCTTCTCTTATCCTTCCTGTTCTGCCAAATCTCTGTCTCAAAGAAATTCTTGACGATGGAAATCCTACTACACATACTACATCGAGATCTCCAATGTCTATTCCCATTTCAAAAGCGGATGTTGATATTAGTCCCATTATCTTGCCTGCTTTAAACATGTTTTCGATAGCAACTCTGTCATTATGGTCGTATCCTGACCTATACGGACTTACAAGTCTAGAAAGGTTTGGATTTTTTTTAATCGACTTTATTATTTTTTCAACCAATCTTCTTGATTTTACAAATACTAGGGTTTTCTTAGATAGATTTAGTACGAAGTTATTTAGTGTGTCAATAATTCTTTGGTTAGTACCGTATGTGAGTAGGTATGTTTTGTATGGTAATAGATATTCTATCTTGTTATTACCTGAAGTACTTCTATCTATTATTACAAATTCTTTTCCAAAAAGTGTTTCTATGAATGATTTAGGATTACCTATTGTACCTGATAAAGCAAAATATCTCGCATTGTTTCCGTACAAGTCATTTAATACGTTTACTATTCTTAAGATGTTGCCAAAGTGAGACCCTTTTACACCAGACATTTCGTGTATTTCGTCAACTACTATTAGCTTTAGATTTTTCCAAAACCTTTCCCAACTTTTGTTGTAAAGTATCATAGAATAGATAAGTATTTCTGGATTTGTAAGGATGAATTGTCCTCTACTTTTTATTCTATCCCTTATTTTATCGCTTGTCCCAGAAGTTAGAGGATAGACTTCAATAAAAGGAACTGCTTTTGAAAGGTATTCTTGTATTTTTTTGTACTGATCGTTTATTAGCGCATTTATAGGAGCTATATAGAGTGCTGTTGCATTTTCCTCTTTATATAGCTCTTCGAGGTAAGATATAATGTACGATAATGTTTTACCTGATGCTGTTGGGGTAACTAGTGCTACATTGTTACCATTGTTAAACTTTTCAATTGCCTCTGCTTGATGTTTGTATAGTCTTATGTTTAACTCTTTGAGTAGTCTTTCAGAAAATTCTGACAATTCTATTTTGTCTGCGTATTCAGGAGGTGTTTGTCGCTTAGTATAAGCGATTTCAAATTTTGAGTATATATCAAATTGGGTTTTCAACATTTCGTCCATGTTTTGATGTCTCCTTAGATTTAGAATGGAATTCTTTCTATTGATATGTTATCAAATTCATCCTTTATTTTCAATACTAAAACTCCAGATGATAAGTTCAAATTGAACTTGAATTTTTCGATACTGCTATCTATAACTCCATCGTCTGGTAGTATGTACTCCCAGATATTTCCACCATCTGTTGAGTATGTTACTTCTTTTAATGAGTAGTTGTCATAGATTTCAAACTCTATCTCTGTGAAATTGTGTTTTTTGCTAATTTTTACTTCTGATTTGTTTCTAATAGATGGGGGTGTGATGTCTGATATGTAGTTTTCGATATAGTTTGTTGAATAAAGTTCAAGGCCTTTGGGGTTTGAGGGATAGTCACTTGCTACTAGCATGAAGTTAAAAATACCGTTACCTATTGTATATCTACTTATTGAGAATCTATTATCGTTTATGGGAGAAGTATTTAATTTTTGCCATTGAGTTTCGTTGTAGTTTCTTACAAATATATCGAAGTTTAATTTATCATTATCTTGATCGAGTGATTTCCATTCGAAGTTGAGGTTATCTTCTTTGTGAGACACACTAAAAGAAGATATGATAGGTCTAGAATTCCTAGGAGTGTAGTATAATGAAACACTTCTTAGTATAGGTAGGTTATTTGAGGATTTTGATATAATTTCAACTTTAAGTTTTATGTATTGAAAAGTGTCTAGTTTAATGAATTCCTTTATTTCTGTCCAAGTTGACCAGGTTTGATCTTCCTTTGGAGTGTTACCACCTTTTATGAAGAATTTTATCACTGAATCTATGGGTATTTCTCCATCATATCTTATGCGTCCCCATTTGTATACATTACCTACCTCAATTTCTCTTGTTTCTATGTATCCATGGAAATTAGATTGGGACAAATCAATATAATCTAAGCCTGATGGATTAGCACTTGAAAGAACGATTTCATTACTGAATTTGAATATACTTACAAAATTTCTGTTATTTATTGAGTATTTTAATGTACCGTCTTCAAGAGAATATTCTATGAATTTGCCGTCGATTGTTGTTGCGAAAACCTTGTTACCAAAAACTTCAGCAGATGTTATACCTAGTTCACTGAACAATGGTTCTATTCTTTTAGTTTGTATACTTATTTTATAGACATTACCTTGAGTGTTTCTTAATACGGTTTGGGGTGATGTTAAGGATGATGTTCTGTTATCTTGAGATGTTTGTTGAGATTGATTAGGAGTTATGTTGTAAGTTGATACGATTAGGTATTCTCCATATTTTTTTATATCAGTTATTTCGTTGTCTTTGAGAGATATTAGTGGTTTTACGTTTTCCCCATCAAAGAAATATATAGTTCCTGTTCCACTTGATCCTATATATACACCATTTTCATCTCCTGCCACTGTAAGAAAGTGTTTTTCGTTTTTGTTTTCGAATACTTTCCTGATATTTTTACCTCTAAACTCATATATACATGCGTTATTTCCAGTTATAATGAAGTACCTACCTTTTAACTTAAATACATCCCATACATAACTGTCATCTATAAAAAGTAGAGGATTACTACTAAAGGGTAGGAGAAGATAGATGGCTCCTTTTTCACCTGTAAGTATATATATTGAGTTATCAATAACTCTCAATCTTGTTACAATAGAATGGTTGGGAATGCTTCCTAAATTTTCGACTTTTTTGTCGTTGTACAGATATATGTTATTTGGATTTGCTGTTGAGAATATAAAATTTCTGTATGTTCCTTCAACCCAGCTTATGAATCCTTCTGTGCCTGTAAATATGTTATTGATAGAATAACCAGGGGATATTCCTTTATTGTTTTGTAGGAATGTTATGTTACTTATAATAGTGAAATCATTTATATTTTGAATAGTAAATCTTATTTCGAGCTTTTTGGTATAGACTCCGTGCAGTGTTTTCGCGACTAGTAGAATGTTTAGTATTATAAGTAATGTAGTGATGAGTGACTTTTTTTTCAAAGAGTATTTGTATATAGTGTACATCATTTTGTTCATTATCTTTTCCTTATGTAATTATCAAGTGAAAATCTACCGGCACTTGTTAGTGAGAGTGTTATGAATATTCCTAGATATAGTAGAGATAACTCAAATGGAGCTCCAATTCTTATATTGTGATATGTTGCGATGAGCATAACTAGAGAAAGGAGAATTGAGCTTATTTTTGTGAATAATCCTACTGTTACCATTATACCGCCCAAGAACTCGATTAATCCTACTAGTATTGCGAATAATACAGGTAACGGAAAACCTATATTAGCAACAGTATCAACAAACTTCCATTCTTTGCCGTTTAGTAAGTAAAATATACCAACCATTTTGGTCCAACCGTGTAGTAGTACCATTAAAACTCCTGAGAATACTCTGATAACAAGGATACCTATATCAGTCATACTTATCCTCCTCCTTAGAGCTAATAATAAATATTTTTAATTCGTTTTTTAAACTTCGAATTTTCTCTAATTGAATGTTTTTTTGTATTTCATTAGAATTCTCGAAAATTGAATTGAAGGTTTAAAAATATACAAGTTTGGTAGTGTATTTAGATATAGTTATAAATTGTATAATTTTTCGCTTAAAATGTTTTTAAAACAAGGAGGATACCTTATGAGTGTATTGGTGAAAGAATTTTACGATATAAGGATACATGGTAGGGCTGGACAAGGTGCTAAGACAGCTGCTCAACTTGTAGCTGAATCTGCTATTGATATAGGTATGTATGCTCAATCTTTTCCGGAATTTGGTGCAGAGAGAACTGGAGCTCCAGTTAAGGCTTATGCTAGAATCTCAAAGAATAAAATAGAGATACATTATCAGATAACTAATCCTGATGTAATAGTGGTCATGGATGAAACTCTTTTTAATGCTGAGAATGTTGTAGATGGTATAAAG
The window above is part of the Brevinematales bacterium genome. Proteins encoded here:
- the gpmA gene encoding 2,3-diphosphoglycerate-dependent phosphoglycerate mutase, whose product is MYKLVLVRHGESVWNKENRFTGWTDVDLSEKGVEEAKKAGRVLRDNGYMFDVAFTSVLKRAINTLHIILAEMDLLWIPEYKHWRLNERHYGALQGLNKSEMAEKYGEDQVKIWRRSYDVPPPPLEKTDPRYPGNDPRYKDLKPEELPLHESLKDTVARVIPYWNEVLAPTIKQGKRVIIAAHGNSLRALVKYLDNISDSDIVELNIPTGIPLVYELDQNLKPINKYYLGDPEEIQKAIESVAAQGKAKR
- the nadC gene encoding carboxylating nicotinate-nucleotide diphosphorylase, which codes for MFYYDINLYNASKNLFQNTLFEDTNNNDIISNIIPNRKDQAYIQANDRGVFVGEIFSIVLEKDFGIKSCSLKDGEEFTKGTKIFSLEGSAKMLLSIERTLLNILTILISISTTTREFVNATEGKFGILDTRKTIPGLRFFQKYAVRVGGGVNHRFGLYDMIMIKDNHIVVFEGDIQKLVRMAKEYSPMHKVEVECENMEQVKKAVEAGADVIMLDNMSVNDIKASAEYIKSINPNIIVEASGNIDIDKIRDLVKVNAPIDFVSSSKLTMSFKVVDLSFVIE
- a CDS encoding DEAD/DEAH box helicase, which gives rise to MDEMLKTQFDIYSKFEIAYTKRQTPPEYADKIELSEFSERLLKELNIRLYKHQAEAIEKFNNGNNVALVTPTASGKTLSYIISYLEELYKEENATALYIAPINALINDQYKKIQEYLSKAVPFIEVYPLTSGTSDKIRDRIKSRGQFILTNPEILIYSMILYNKSWERFWKNLKLIVVDEIHEMSGVKGSHFGNILRIVNVLNDLYGNNARYFALSGTIGNPKSFIETLFGKEFVIIDRSTSGNNKIEYLLPYKTYLLTYGTNQRIIDTLNNFVLNLSKKTLVFVKSRRLVEKIIKSIKKNPNLSRLVSPYRSGYDHNDRVAIENMFKAGKIMGLISTSAFEMGIDIGDLDVVCVVGFPSSRISLRQRFGRTGRIREGTVIFFPTENILDNYFYSNPKELFSDEVENLTTNVLNDRIIGYYISTLIMLYNELKETDRNYITADIIEKYWGPEAIYSIEKFIRNHSHSAIISNSTNTGDRYFFTTISKNELRKMINIRGIGKSFVIYNSKDNKKIGEISINNLFWECHPGGVYMHMGENFAVQKVDFNNDIVTVYPTQEEKITEVLNDKDIEILGVIRSKRLKNLSLNYCKLKVKEIFTGYLVIEYLRKQQKEEATIERKVIEYIEYPNPYILEYETEGIVITFDGGELRKIINYNKDYEILERNISLEKFKLNEENILRSGLHAAEHAIIGMYPSEIICSRSEIGGLSYVSGGSSPTIFIYEGISGGVGYSEVAFEKFEKIVERALSAIKSCYCKEDSGCPACIQSPKCGNANTILSKHIGTKILNFIMESLKSPANEEKETITPKLIKYSITHLKKEMPYLENNEKYGYYNLLEYPLEKFKKPIVFDIETQKYSYEVGGWDNAKDMLVSIAVVYDIKEDKILIFNENNIKLLIELLFSSDIVIGYNSRNFDYKVLSRYDSRFEICDSVKTFDILNDLLKKHIGDTKVSLNNLIRNNINPQGKTTHSKDIPNFFREGKIETVIKHCEEDVIYTYKIMKKILEDKYLKYEHKNQIYSIEFNEVIFRFKL
- a CDS encoding DoxX family protein gives rise to the protein MTDIGILVIRVFSGVLMVLLHGWTKMVGIFYLLNGKEWKFVDTVANIGFPLPVLFAILVGLIEFLGGIMVTVGLFTKISSILLSLVMLIATYHNIRIGAPFELSLLYLGIFITLSLTSAGRFSLDNYIRKR